The Chionomys nivalis chromosome 20, mChiNiv1.1, whole genome shotgun sequence genome includes a region encoding these proteins:
- the LOC130863064 gene encoding zinc finger protein 14-like — protein MGSVTFEDVAVNFTVEEWALLDPSQKKLHRDVMEETFRNLAAIGKTQEDQHIDNDHRYSRRNQRNEVEERLLEHNKDSECEEIFRQIPNTIVNRKFSHRTMICESHVYEDNMLIGHSSLNMSMPLQTTHKPHQYELCGERLFKIGECEKAFIYPEGFLKREDTDTEQSSYEFNQCEKIFKSNGCIQIRVNNENREEMCMDKQHYNAFTYSDFLQYVEKIHTGKKPYVCKQCGKTFSFLSNIRRHERTHTGEKPYKCNICDKTFTCLTNFQEHERTHTGEKPYLCTQCGKSFSFLSNIRRHERTHTGEKPYRCNLCGKAFSYLTNFQDHERTHTGEKPYVCTQCGKAFTYYYSFQTHKRCHTGEKPYVCKQCGKAFSYYNSIQTHKRCHTGEKPYVCKLCDKAFTTLSSLRYHERIHSGEKPHVCLQCGKGFNSSSTLRIHERTHTGEKPYKCKQCGKVFSVDSSLRYHERIHSGEKPYVCKQCGKAFTRHTSLRCHERIHCGEKPYVCKQCGKGFISSSNFRKHESTHSGEKLCVCKQCGKAFTDHSSLRRHERIHSGEKPYVCKHCGKGFSSLSGCQRHEQIHTGEKPYVCKNCGKAFTNPSALRNHERIHSGEKPYVCEQCGKGFISFSKFRIHERIHTGEKPYKCKQCVKAFTGHSSLRRHERIHSGEKPFVCKQCGKSFYTLSDCQRHEQIHTGKKPYICKQCGKAFTRSSSLKIHEKTHTRRNS, from the exons GGCTCTGTGACCTTTGAAGATGTGGCTGTAAACTTCACTGTGGAGGAGTGGGCTTTACTAGATCCTTCCCAAAAGAAGCTGCACAGAGATGTGATGGAGGAAACCTTCAGGAACCTGGCTGCCATAG GAAAAACACAAGAAGACCAGCACATAGACAATGACCACAGATATTCCAGAAGAAATCAAAG aaatgaagttgAAGAAAGACTGTTGGAACATAACAAAGATAGTGAATGTGAAGAAATCTTCAGACAGATTCCCAACACCATTGTGAACAGGAAATTTTCTCATAGAACAATGATTTGTGAAAGTCATGTATATGAAGACAACATGCTCATTGGTCATTCATCTCTTAATATGTCTATGCCTCTTCAGACTACACACAAACCTCATCAATATGAGCTATGTGGAGAGAGACTCTTTAAGATTGGGGAATGTGAGAAAGCCTTCATTTATCCAGAAGGCTTTCTGAAGCGTGAAGACACTGACACTGAACAGAGCTCCTATGAATTTAACCAGtgtgagaaaatcttcaaaaGTAATGGTTGCATTCAAATACGtgtgaataatgaaaatagagaagaaatgtGTATGGATAAGCAGCATTATAATGCCTTTACTTATTCTGATTTTCTTCAGTATGTTGAAAAGATCCACACTGGAAAGAAACCCTATGTATGTAAACAATGTgggaaaaccttttcttttttgagtaaCATTAGAAGACATGAACgaactcacactggagagaagccataCAAATGTAATATATGTGATAAAACCTTCACTTGTTTAACTAACTTTCAAGAACATGAAAgaactcacactggagagaaaccctatttaTGTACACAATGTGGgaaatccttttcttttctgagtaacATTCGAAGACATGAACGtactcatactggagagaaaccatacagATGCAATCTATGTGGTAAGGCTTTCAGTTACTTGACTAACTTTCAAGACCATGAAAGAACTCACACTGGAGAAAAACCTTATGTGTGTACACAATGTGGGAAGGCTTTCACTTACTACTATTCTTTTCAGACACATAAACGAtgtcacactggagagaaaccctatgtctgtaagcagtgtgggaaagccttcagttATTACAATTCTATTCAGACACATAAACGATGTCACACTGGAGAAAAGCCCTATGTATGCAAGCTGTGTGATAAAGCCTTCACTACTCTCAGTTCCCTTCGATATCACGAGAGGATTCACAGTGGTGAGAAGCCCCATGTATGTTTGCAATGTGGAAAAGGTTTCAATTCTTCGAGTACCCTTCGAATACATGAAAGgactcacactggagagaaaccctataaatgtaagCAGTGTGGGAAAGTCTTTAGTGTTGACAGTTCCCTTCGATACCATGAAAGGATTCATAGTGGGgagaaaccctatgtatgtaAGCAGTGTGGAAAAGCCTTCACTCGGCACACCTCCCTTCGATGCCATGAAAGGATTCACTGTGGGGAAAAACCCTATGTATGTAAGCAGTGtgggaaaggttttatttcttcCAGTAACTTCCGAAAACATGAATCAACTCATTCTGGGGAGAAACTCTGTGTATGTAaacaatgtggtaaagcctttaccGATCATAGTTCACTTCGAAGACATGAAAGAATTCACAGTGGGGAAAAACCCTATGTatgtaagcattgtggaaaaggtttctcttctttgagtGGTTGTCAAAGACATGAACAAATTCACACTGGTGAGAAACCCTATGTCTGTAAGAattgtggaaaagccttcacAAATCCCAGTGCCCTTCGAAATCATGAAAGGATTCACAGTGGTGAAAAGCCCTATGTATGTGAGCAGTGTGGGaagggttttatttcttttagtaagTTTAGAATACATGAacgaattcatactggagagaaaccatataaGTGTAAGCAATGTGTGAAAGCCTTTACTGGTCATAGTTCCCTTCGACGTCATGAAAGGATTCATAGTGGAGAGAAACCTTTTGTGTGTAAACAGTGTGGGAAATCCTTTTATACTTTAAGTGATTGTCAGAGACATGAACAAATTCACACTGGCAAGAAACCTTACATTTGCAAgcaatgtgggaaagcctttacTCGTTCCAGCTCCCTTAAAATACACGAGAAGACTCACACTAGAAGGAATTCCTAA